From one Bactrocera dorsalis isolate Fly_Bdor unplaced genomic scaffold, ASM2337382v1 BdCtg156, whole genome shotgun sequence genomic stretch:
- the LOC105228897 gene encoding uncharacterized protein LOC105228897, which translates to MTSVFNTIMWLCLFVVAVKTCIAFAYDPNDTKIASVIPPEGFFEAFYPRETDGVPNSASRPAHAHGSFFKHRNPALVDTKNAAAYGYRFDGKRRFNLK; encoded by the coding sequence ATGACATCAGTATTTAATACAATTATGTGGCTatgtctttttgttgttgctgttaaaacGTGCATTGCGTTTGCTTATGATCCAAACGATACAAAAATTGCTTCAGTTATTCCACCTGAAGGTTTTTTCGAGGCATTTTATCCGAGAGAAACGGATGGTGTGCCCAACAGTGCTTCCCGTCCCGCTCATGCGCACGGCAGTTTCTTTAAGCATCGTAATCCAGCTTTGGTGGACACAAAGAATGCCGCAGCTTACGGATATCGTTTTGATGGTAAAAGGCGTTTCAATTTAAAGTAA
- the LOC105228895 gene encoding mitochondrial-processing peptidase subunit alpha: MNVRLLSRLQQRWSVLRRYATKPSSLSGEEVRIGTGIGNITGRARDDASSLSVNQPSTKIVTNLPPLTDPIPNLPEVEYARPLAESSLTQVTTLPNGLRVASEPRFGQFCTVGLVIDSGPRYEVTYPSGVSHFLEKLAFNSTEKFPNKDAILKELEKNGGICDCQSSRDTLIYAASIDSRAIESVTRLLADVTLRPTLHAAEVSAARKAVQFELETLGMRPEQEPILMDMIHAAAYRDNTLGLPKLCPSENLSLIDRNVLMNYLKYHHTPQRMVIAGVGVNHDELVRNVEKYFVDEKAIWETQVIKGTGATEVDASVAQYTGGLKKEECEIPIYAATGLPELAHVVIGLEGCSHQDPDFVALCVLNIMMGGGGSFSAGGPGKGMYSRLYTNVLNRYHWMYSATAYNHAYADTGLFCIHASAPPSNVRDMVEVITRELVNMASEPGRDELSRSKIQLQSMLLMNLESRPVVFEDVGRQVLATGHRKRPEHFIREIEKISHGDIQRVARRLLATVPSMAARGDIGKLPEMKDVQSALSNGGRLSSRRLSLFK; this comes from the exons ATGAACGTACGGTTATTAAGCCGACTGCAGCAACGCTGGAG TGTTTTGAGACGTTATGCGACAAAACCATCATCTTTGTCCGGTGAAGAAGTGCGTATTGGCACTGGCATTGGAAATATAACAGGCAGAGCTCGTGACGATGCTAGCTCGCTTTCTGTAAATCAGCCTTCCACCAAAATAGTCACCAATCTACCACCGCTAACAGATCCGATACCAAATCTTCCTGAAGTTGAGTATGCGCGACCACTAGCCGAAAGCAGTCTAACACAAGTCACCACACTGCCGAATGGATTACGCGTGGCATCTGAACCCAGATTTGGCCAGTTTTGCACAGTTGGACTCGTGATCGATTCGGGTCCACGTTATGAAGTCACCTACCCAAGTGGTGTATCACATTTTCTTGAGAAGTTGGCCTTTAAT TCAACCGAGAAATTTCCAAACAAAGATGCTATACTAAAGGAATTGGAGAAAAACGGTGGTATTTGCGATTGTCAGAGCTCTCGTGACACTCTTATATATGCTGCAAGTATTGATAGCAGAGCTATTGAATCGGTTACACGCTTACTTGCCGATGTGACATTGCGACCAACACTCCATGCCGCAGAAGTGAGCGCTGCACGTAAAGCGGTGCAATTTGAACTTGAAACGCTCGGCATGCGTCCGGAGCAGGAACCCATATTAATGGATATGATACACGCAGCGGCATATCGTGACAACACTTTGGGACTCCCAAAATTATGTCCTtcagaaaatctttcattaataGATAGAAATGTCTTAATGAACTATTTGAAGTATCATCATACACCTCAACGTATGGTAATAGCCGGTGTCGGG GTTAACCACGACGAGCTGGTACGAAACGTTGAGAAGTATTTTGTAGACGAAAAAGCAATATGGGAAACTCAAGTTATCAAAGGAACCGGAGCAACAGAAGTCGATGCCTCAGTTGCACAATACACCGGTGGCTTGAAAAAG GAAGAATGTGAAATACCGATTTACGCCGCTACTGGACTACCAGAGCTCGCACACGTTGTTATCGGACTGGAGGGTTGCTCCCATCAAGATCCAGATTTTGTGGCATTatgtgttttaaatataatgatGGGCGGTGGTGGTTCGTTTTCCGCTGGCGGTCCCGGCAAGGGCATGTACTCCCGTTTGTACACGAACGTTCTTAATCGTTATCATTGGATGTATAGCGCTACGGCTTATAATCACGCCTATGCAGATACTGGTCTATTCTGCATACACGCTAGCGCTCCGCCTAGTAACGTACGCGACATGGTTGAGGTTATTACACGTGAGCTCGTCAACATGGCAAGTGAACCGGGCAGAGATGAATTGAGTCGTTCCAAAATTCAGTTGCAATCGATGCTATTAATGAACCTGGAATCACGACCGGTTGTATTTGAAGATGTGGGTAGGCAAGTTTTGGCCACAGGTCATCGCAAGCGACCCGAACACTTTATACGTGAAATCG aaaaaatcAGTCACGGTGATATCCAGCGTGTAGCTCGACGCTTACTCGCCACCGTGCCATCAATGGCTGCGCGTGGTGATATCGGCAAATTACCGGAAATGAAGGACGTACAAAGCGCTCTCAGCAACGGCGGTCGCTTATCCTCTCGCCGACTCTCACTGTTTAAGTGA
- the LOC105228896 gene encoding ribonuclease 3, giving the protein MNFQHFSMVPPPPPDIDQPKPAPPLPVGIPPGPPPLPPPETPSTELHQSVHATNSYSNDTSPPSMPHASEASSIHSYPTTFYQQPYTDKSTPYYPHFQTTNTYTDVYNNEGVYNVPPPRRTPYTPYDSTYNEYSYNQTYDGHVHRPYRGGREFTPNRGHYKPPGNIRPYPYEHKPMTNRAPYTGRGNYRNTSTTPQINRPQFAPPSSQRGYGYSKYAETSRPHTQRERKYEARSDSKEPKLETERDRLLKSWRSNYCETSEDIAEKLAEMVGQDEDSRTVWIRSSPADPFYRRSDVPNEVVSTSRLEALCNLFEEKLVQRSDRVRKTLPPYEPPARKSRRRLCKHKSEACSSSSEDSSDDELKIEQDCCMEELSRKVQHPYRIHADLWHNDSGEMNDGPLCRCSAKSRRIGIRHGIYPGETGYKKCLPNSNNASQLYHYHITISPPTNFLTKTPTIIKHDEHEFIFEGFSMLTHSPLADLPTCKVIRFNIEYTILYVAEKMPENFTIRELELFNQYLFHELLELVDFSLYPDGMSSSDTCPAFHFLPRFVRDLPDNGKEVLAISEVLRYLLDSAAPLVDRDQLRCLNDISQHEWQDYVDFIKGMLVTKPGYKPCSVRVDQLDRNVSDLPECFETEENVTHPAIVHFGIRPPQLSYAGNPEYQKAWREYVKYRHLMANMSKPSFADKRKLEEKEARLQEMRTQGRMKRNITVAVSSKGYYRTGIMCDIVQHAMLIPVLTGHLRFHRSLDLLEKSIGYSFKNRYLLQLALTHPSYKENYGTNPDHARNSLTNCGIRQPEYGDRKIHYLNTRKRGINTLINIMSRFGKEYETMSNITHNERLEFLGDAVVEFLSSIHLFFMFPDLEEGGLATYRAAIVQNQHLALLAKKLHLEEYMLYAHGSDLCHELELRHAMANCFEALMGALLLDGGISIADEVFMNALYMENEQLKEIWKNYPEHPLQEQEPLGDRGCISSYPVLQELTKFEESIGIQFKHIRLLARAFTDRSIGFTHLTLGSNQRLEFLGDTVLQLICSEYLYRHFPEHHEGHLSLLRSSLVNNRTQAVVCDDLGMTKYAVYSNPKVELKTKDRADLLEAFLGALYVDKGLLYCEQFCHVCLFPRLQIFIMNQDWNDPKSKLQQCCLTLRTMEGGEPDIPIYKVIESIGPTNTRVYTVAVYFRSKRLATATGSSIQQAEMNAAKQALENSRDLFPQLDHQKRVIAKSIKKQKGGELKPEFEETLTEQTKPKSTNSMEDESHLPKQYRVREDISSDELPDDDSDVEDRQTTSISIQGQSSQSSDSSTSSDDEQLEKSRTHKKRSRKRVKKTSQNRANSNSPKRANLEMDDMKSANKRNCEDVSSDDCFEENLTIPVPSTSENTKSSLNAMPHDLQDLVEDVSSNSDIESGELSS; this is encoded by the exons ATGAATTTTCAACACTTTTCGATGGTGCCACCTCCACCACCAGATATTGATCAACCAAAACCAGCTCCACCACTTCCAGTTGGGATACCACCAGGTCCTCCACCTCTGCCGCCACCAGAAACGCCATCAACAGAACTACATCAATCAGTGCACGCAACAAATAGTTACTCTAATGACACTTCGCCGCCTTCGATGCCTCACGCATCTGAAGCAAGTAGTATTCATTCTTATCCTACAACTTTTTATCAACAACCTTATACCGACAAGAGTACGCCTTACTATCCACATTttcaaacaacaaatacatatacagatgTATATAATAATGAAGGTGTATATAATGTGCCGCCACCGAGGAGAACTCCGTACACACCTTATGATTCAACATATAATGAATATAGTTATAACCAAACATATGATGGCCATGTACATCGACCTTACAGAGGTGGCAGAGAATTCACGCCAAATAGAGGACATTATAAACCACCTGGTAACATACGACCATATCCATACGAGCATAAGCCTATGACAAATCGTGCGCCTTATACTGGGCGTGGAAATTATCGAAATACTTCTACTACACCCCAAATCAATCGTCCGCAATTTGCACCTCCATCGTCTCAGAG AGGTTACGGCTATTCGAAATATGCCGAAACTTCTAGACCCCATACTCAACGAGAAAGAAAGTATGAAGCACGAAGTGATTCCAAGGAACCAAAACTTGAAACTGAAAGAGATAGACTTTTGAAAAGTTGGAGATCAAATTATTGTGAAACCTCCGAAGATATTGCCGAAAAATTGGCAGAAATGGTTGGGCAAGATGAAGACTCTCGAACCGTATGGATACGTTCATCGCCAGCAGATCCATTCTATCGACGTTCTGATGTACCAAATGAAGTTGTCTCCACCAGCAGATTAGAAGCGCTGTGCAATTTATTCGAAGAAAAATTAGTACAACGTTCAGATCGTGTACGCAAAACATTACCACCCTACGAACCGCCAGCACGCAAGTCACGTCGCCGCTTGTGTAAACATAAATCTGAAGCTTGCTCATCGTCGTCAGAAGACTCTTCAGACgatgaattaaaaattgagCAAGATTGTTGTATGGAGGAACTTTCCCGAAAAGTGCAACATCCATATCGTATACATGCCGACTTGTGGCATAACGATTCGGGTGAAATGAATGACGGACCGCTCTGTCGCTGTTCTGCTAAATCGCGACGCATTGGCATACGGCACGGCATATATCCCGGTGAAACAGGTTATAAGAAATGTTTGCCGAATTCCAATAATGCTTCGCAACTTTACCACTATCATATTACCATTTCGCCGCCCACCAATTTTCTCACTAAAACGCCAACGATAATTAAGCATGACGAGCATGAGTTTATCTTCGAAGGATTTTCGATGTTGACACATTCACCGCTTGCAGACTTGCCAACATGTAAAGTCATACGCTTCAACATTGAATATACCATCTTGTATGTTGCTGAGAAAATGCCCGAGAATTTCACCATAAGAGAATTGGAGTTATTTA atcaatatctatTCCACGAACTGCTCGAGCTGGTAGATTTTTCGCTATACCCCGACGGCATGTCCAGTTCCGATACATGCCCAGCCTTTCATTTCTTACCACGTTTCGTGCGTGATCTACCCGACAATGGTAAAGAAGTATTGGCCATAAGTGAAGTGCTCCGTTATTTACTGGACAGTGCTGCACCACTTGTCGATCGCGATCAATTGCGTTGCCTAAACGATATCAGTCAGCATGAGTGGCAGGATTATGTTGATTTCATAAAAGGAATGCTTGTGACAAAACCGGGTTACAAACCATGTTCGGTACGCGTGGATCAGCTGGATCGCAATGTTTCTGATTTACCTGAGTGTTTTGAAACCGAAGAGAACGTAACACATCCGGCCATCGTGCATTTTGGTATACGACCACCGCAACTCAGTTATGCCGGCAATCCGGAGTATCAGAAAGCATGGCGTGAATATGTAAAATATCGCCATCTAATGGCCAACATGTCGAAGCCATCGTTTGCCGACAAGCGCAAACTGGAGGAAAAAGAAGCGCGTTTACAGGAAATGCGCACTCAAGGGCGTATGAAGCGTAACATAACTGTGGCGGTGAGTTCAAAGGGCTATTACCGAACCGGTATTATGTGTGACATTGTGCAGCACGCGATGCTCATACCAGTGCTTACTGGTCACTTGCGTTTTCATCGTTCACTGGACCTTTTAGAGAAAAGTATAGGTTACAGTTTCAAAAATCG ATATTTGTTGCAATTAGCGTTGACGCATCCCTCGTATAAAGAAAATTACGGCACGAATCCCGATCATGCGCGCAACTCACTTACGAATTGTGGTATACGTCAGCCCGAGTATGGTGATCGTAAAATACATTACTTGAATACACGAAAGCGTGGCATAAATACACTTATTAACATAATGTCACGCTTTGGCAAGGAATACGAGACTATGTCTAATATCACGCATAATGAACGTTTGGAGTTTTTGGGCGATGCTGTTGTTGAGTTTTTAAGTTCAATACACTTGTTTTTCATGTTTCCCGATTTGGAGGAAGGTGGTCTGGCTACTTATCGAGCGGCTATCGTGCAAAATCAGCATTTAGCTTTACTCGCCAAGAAGTTGCACTTAGAGGAGTACATGCTGTACGCACATGGTTCGGACTTATGTCACGAATTGGAATTGCGTCATGCAATGGCTAACTGCTTTGAGGCTTTAATGGGTGCGCTGCTACTCGATGGTGGCATATCAATAGCCGATGAGGTGTTTATGAACGCGCTTTATATGGAAAACGAGCAACTAAAAGAGATTTGGAAGAATTATCCAGAACATCCGCTGCAAGAGCAAGAGCCGTTAGGCGATCGCGGTTGTATTTCCTCATATCCGGTGCTGCAGGAGTTAACCAAATTCGAAGAATCCATCGGCATACAGTTCAAACACATACGTCTACTGGCACGCGCTTTCACCGATCGTTCCATTGGTTTTACGCACCTCACATTGGGTTCCAATCAGCGTTTGGAATTTCTGGGCGATACGGTGTTGCAATTAATTTGCTCCGAATATCTTTATCGCCATTTTCCCGAGCATCACGAAGGTCATTTGTCGTTGTTGCGTTCATCGCTTGTGAATAATCGCACACAAGCGGTGGTTTGTGATGATCTCGGCATGACCAAGTATGCGGTCTACTCGAATCCAAAGGTGGAGCTAAAGACTAAAGATCGTGCTGATTTATTGGAAGCCTTCTTGGGTGCATTATATGTGGATAAAGGTTTGCTGTATTGTGAACAATTCTGTCATGTGTGTCTATTTCCacgtttgcaaatatttattatgaatCAAGATTGGAACGATCCCAAATCGAAGTTGCAACAATGTTGTTTGACTTTGCGCACAATGGAGGGTGGCGAACCCGATATACCCATTTACAAAGTAATCGAGTCTATCGGGCCCACCAATACCCGCGTGTATACGGTAGCTGTTTATTTCCGTTCGAAACGCTTGGCAACCGCTACCGGCTCATCGATTCAGCAGGCTGAAATGAATGCAGCCAAACAAGCTTTGGAGAATTCACGTGATTTATTCCCACAATTGGATCATCAGAAACGTGTTATAGCCAAAAGTATTAAAAAGCAAAAGGGTGGCGAGCTCAAACCGGAATTTGAAGAGACCTTAACCGAACAAACGAAGCCGAAAAGTACGAATTCCATGGAAGATGAGTCACATCTTCCCAAGCAATATCGTGTACGTGAAGACATTTCCAGCGATGAACTGCCAGACGATGATAGTGATGTGGAGGATCGACAGACCACATCCATAAGCATCCAAG GTCAGTCAAGTCAAAGCAGTGATAGCAGCACCAGTTCAGATGATGAGCAGTTGGAAAAATCTCGCACACACAAAAAGCGAAGCAGAAAACGTGTTAAAAAAACATCGCAAAACAGGGCGAATTCGAATTCGCCCAAAAGAGCAAATCTCGAAATGGACGATATGAAAAGCGCGAATAAAAGAAATTGTGAAGATGTATCGAGTGATGAttgctttgaagaaaatttaaccATCCCGGTGCCCAGTACGAGCGAAAATACGAAGTCATCTTTAAATGCAATGCCGCATGATCTGCAAGATTTGGTGGAAGATGTCTCGTCGAATTCGGATATTGAGTCGGGAGAACTGAGTAGTTAA